Part of the Streptomyces sp. NBC_00457 genome, CGGGCGACGGCCGCCGCGTGCCTTCGGGCGGTGCGGCGGGTGTTGCGGGTGACGTTGGTGGCGATGCCGAGCAGCCACGGCCGCAGCGAGCCGCCCTCCTCGTCGAGCCGCTCACGCAGCCGCCAGGCGTCCAGGAAGGTCAGCGAGACGACGTCCTCGGCCGTGCTCCACTCCCCCGTCAGCCGGAAGGCATGGTTGTACACGGAGCGTGCGTACGCGTCGAAGAGGTCGCCGAAGGCGTTGTGGTCCCCCGCGCGGATCCGTTTGCGCAGATTCGTATCCACGCCTCTTTACCTGTCCGTACGACGAAGGCCGGTTCCGTGACTCACGTCACATGAACCGGCCTTCACCGTAAGGGACTCAGACGCCCGCGTACGAGTGCTTGCCCGAGACGAAGATGTTGACGCCGTAGTAGTTGAACAGCCAGCAGCCGAAGGCGAGCAGGGCCAGGTAGGCGGCCTTGCGGCCCTTCCAGCCGGCGGTGGCGCGGGCGTGCAGGTAGCAGGCGTAGGCGACCCAGGTGATGAAGGACCACGTCTCCTTGGGGTCCCAGCCCCAGTAGCGGCCCCACGCGTCGCCCGCCCAGATCGCGCCCGCGATGATCGTGAACGTCCACAGCGGGAAGACGGCCGCGTTGACGCGGTACGAGAACTTGTCCAGGGAGGCCGACGCGGGCAGGCGGTCGAGGACGGAGTTCGCGAAGCGGCCGGGCGTGCCGCCGGTGGCGAGCTTGTTCTCGTAACTGTCCTTGAAGAGGTACAGGATCGTGGAGACCGCGCCGACGTAGAAGACCGCGCCGCAGAAGATCGCCGTCGAGACGTGGATGTACAGCCAGTACGAGTGAAGGGCGGGAACCAACTGGTCGCTGGCGGTGTACAAGACAGTGACGGCCAGGCCGAGATCGAGGAGGACCGTGGTGATCAGGAAGAGTCCGAGCCAGCGGATGTTCTTCTTCAGCGCGAGCAGTGCGAGGTACACACCGACGGCGACCGTCGAGAAGGTGATGTTGAACTCGTACATGTTGCCCCACGGCGCCCGCTGCACCGACAGGGCCCGGGCGAGCACACCGCCGAACTCGATCAGAAACGCGAGGACGGTGAGGGAGATGGCGATACG contains:
- the ccsB gene encoding c-type cytochrome biogenesis protein CcsB; protein product: MTLAAATDLAAATNENLASLSNTLIYSAMAVYTLAFFAYIAEWLLGSRSKVGRTAAALTTQKKSAAKAPAVAVKTAGGAAVLERPKVVVRAAAGARDVPDGPGAHGGDEQGDLYGRIAISLTVLAFLIEFGGVLARALSVQRAPWGNMYEFNITFSTVAVGVYLALLALKKNIRWLGLFLITTVLLDLGLAVTVLYTASDQLVPALHSYWLYIHVSTAIFCGAVFYVGAVSTILYLFKDSYENKLATGGTPGRFANSVLDRLPASASLDKFSYRVNAAVFPLWTFTIIAGAIWAGDAWGRYWGWDPKETWSFITWVAYACYLHARATAGWKGRKAAYLALLAFGCWLFNYYGVNIFVSGKHSYAGV